attatttttatgaatatataaaaatatataatatacataaaaataatattaaaaaaaatatttattttacatatataatttttaaaaagataaaaagtataaaaaatcTCTCACTCTTATTTTAAAGATTATTTAGAAtgtgtaaatatatacacatacatgtgtatataataataataaataaaataaaataaaataaaataaaccAAAGACACGgaagaaaattaaaaaattaaatattaaatattaaatattaataaataaaaaatattattaatattattattataatatataaatatatatattattattttatttaaaatattacattttcttatatataattattcatattgaaagaaattataataattaaatatttgaaaatctttttaaatataactgtaaaaattttatttaaaagaaaaaaaaaaaaaaaaaaaaaaaaaaaaaaaaaaaatttttttataatatatcaaagtctataatatatatatatatatatatttaattattcttttctCTGGAAAGgttgaattatataaaaattaattttttttttattaatttatatataaaaaaaatttagtacatatatatatatatatatatgtacatatgtctaatgaagaaatttttttaacaaaaaaaaaaaaaaaaaatgaaaaaaaggaaaattaaattataaataaaattaagtacataattttaatcattttaattgcaaaataaataataatttataaatatatttacactttaatttatctatatatttttaatttattctattctattttgttttatttatttttattttttttagtcCATATTAAATTGGTCATTTCCcttgaaaaaatatttcccatttttttgtatacagaattcttttaatatatttctaaaataaatatctggtatatttaattgtgacttaatatatgtttctacttttttaataatttcattttttgttaaaaCAATATTATGCTCATTTtggaaaatattaataacaGCATTTCTACACTTATTAAAATcactattattttttatttttagaaaccacatattatttatattaatagcAATATTATTTAGAGCTTGAATAAATGTTTGTAAATccatatgtatatttttggattctttttttatattattataaatatgatcAAAAGAAAAgcaattattatttaacaTATCAGTAATATACTTTTCTAATGTTCGTATGTCTAATTTATAatcattaataataattttactatttttatacatttgaataatttttgcaatttttatcattttatttttccatttttcattatatgataaacataaatttatattatttaataaaaacaattcatccattttatgtttaaaaaaatatccagtatatttatattcacaTAAAGGTGTGAATATTTCAACAAGAACATTATTTGATAAATTTGTAGCCTTTTCAAAATTttcaataataatagatGTTGAAgaattcattttttttctacCAATAGTATCAATATTTCTAATACTGTTATGATTATCGTAACTATTATAAGCAacactattattattattattattatttatattattgtttatattattatttttcttatttattatttgatgtctcgtatcatatataaactTATATAGCATAGGTTCGACttgtttatatatgataacTAATAATAAATCTCGTACCCTCATTTTATAATCAACATAAGAGAATTTTTCCTCAATATTACCAccattttgtatattattattattattattatctatattacttatatttttatcatttgcattattttcaataatattattatcttttatattttcctttttatcTTGTTTACCTCgtaaaaatttatataaatatttcgATTTAATAACCCACAATCctaaaatatttatacaatattttttaacaCAATTTAATAAAACCTCATCTTCTATATTtgattttaatattttcttaatttCTTGAAAACTCtgaacattttttatacgAAACAAATTTATGATTTGCTCATCTAGACttaaagaaaagaaatacatcatattaatattaataaatatatcctCCTCACTATTTATCAAACTATTATTATgtctttttatattattcgAACAACTGTCATTATAAATACcatcattcatattattaccatCATTTAAATTTGAGTAACCTTCATATTCTTTAGCATTCTTacacatattatttaaatataaataagcatcattattaaatttaatttctttaatattatttttgataAAGGAATCGTGCTCATATGAATTACATTTCTCGTGATCAATATCCATTTCTTTTTGATTTTCActtatttgtattatacTATCATGTTCATAATTGATGGTTGT
This is a stretch of genomic DNA from Plasmodium reichenowi strain SY57 chromosome 14, whole genome shotgun sequence. It encodes these proteins:
- a CDS encoding hypothetical protein (conserved Plasmodium protein, unknown function), encoding MEEDLKFFSNYTYSEETDRESEKSNTDDEEIEEEIDIYLNNVNEYNINNINTYLIQYPLRPKYRPYNFTNNIQKIYKCNNYNKLRNIKNNVQSNEESYIFEYKLHESIKEDFHESNTMYKDEKIDRNISRLISTSVLCEYITNCVCIFKYNEVTMKKEIFMIPLKHIYQFKPCYDNIFLDRILDDSTKGENKLSLINMNGMYNMNNMNNLNPNNGNNNNNNINNSYYYNNERDNEESSENNKCLNFNNNNNNNNNNNNNNNNNNNNNNNNNNNNNNNNNNNNNNNYYNNNYNNNNNLNNLNSNIWSSIVNIYDQESYEAQELISLFTTINYEHDSIIQISENQKEMDIDHEKCNSYEHDSFIKNNIKEIKFNNDAYLYLNNMCKNAKEYEGYSNLNDGNNMNDGIYNDSCSNNIKRHNNSLINSEEDIFININMMYFFSLSLDEQIINLFRIKNVQSFQEIKKILKSNIEDEVLLNCVKKYCINILGLWVIKSKYLYKFLRGKQDKKENIKDNNIIENNANDKNISNIDNNNNNNIQNGGNIEEKFSYVDYKMRVRDLLLVIIYKQVEPMLYKFIYDTRHQIINKKNNNINNNINNNNNNNSVAYNSYDNHNSIRNIDTIGRKKMNSSTSIIIENFEKATNLSNNVLVEIFTPLCEYKYTGYFFKHKMDELFLLNNINLCLSYNEKWKNKMIKIAKIIQMYKNSKIIINDYKLDIRTLEKYITDMLNNNCFSFDHIYNNIKKESKNIHMDLQTFIQALNNIAININNMWFLKIKNNSDFNKCRNAVINIFQNEHNIVLTKNEIIKKVETYIKSQLNIPDIYFRNILKEFCIQKNGKYFFKGNDQFNMD